One genomic region from Granulicatella adiacens ATCC 49175 encodes:
- the thrB gene encoding homoserine kinase: protein MALTIKVPATSANIGLGFDSLGIAVNLYLTLHVEEPSSEWVITHPFGEEIPTNEENLIIETALKVCPTLAPHKLVCESEIPLTRGLGSSSSAIVAGIELANVLGNLQLTNDEKVKWATLFEGHPDNVAPAILGGVVVATYDTHTKEVLTVHKNVEASIAMVAVIPNVQLSTKKSRGVLPSSLAYGEAVEASSRSNVLVAGLMVEDWKVISSIVEKDLFHETYRSTLVPWMEEVRTITKNEGLDTCGTYLSGAGPTVMTFVHKEQVDRFVKTLEKYLETTLKDCTIRVLEIDAQGVYVK, encoded by the coding sequence ATGGCATTAACAATTAAAGTTCCAGCAACTTCAGCCAATATCGGACTAGGATTCGATTCACTTGGGATTGCAGTGAATTTATATTTGACGCTTCACGTAGAAGAACCTTCTAGCGAATGGGTAATTACACATCCGTTTGGAGAAGAAATTCCCACAAATGAAGAAAACTTAATTATCGAGACTGCTTTAAAAGTTTGCCCAACATTAGCACCGCATAAACTCGTATGCGAAAGCGAGATTCCTTTAACAAGAGGCCTTGGAAGTAGTTCGAGCGCGATTGTTGCCGGAATCGAATTAGCCAATGTATTAGGCAACTTACAGTTAACTAACGACGAAAAAGTCAAATGGGCAACCCTTTTCGAAGGGCATCCTGACAATGTGGCACCAGCTATCTTAGGAGGCGTCGTTGTCGCTACTTATGATACTCACACGAAAGAAGTGTTGACGGTTCATAAAAATGTAGAAGCATCGATTGCAATGGTCGCTGTGATTCCAAACGTTCAATTATCAACGAAGAAGAGCCGTGGCGTACTGCCAAGTTCGCTAGCATACGGTGAGGCAGTAGAAGCAAGTAGCCGTAGTAATGTATTAGTAGCTGGATTGATGGTCGAAGATTGGAAAGTCATTTCATCAATTGTAGAAAAAGATTTGTTCCATGAAACGTATCGTTCAACGCTTGTTCCTTGGATGGAAGAGGTTCGTACGATTACAAAAAATGAAGGTCTTGATACATGCGGGACTTACTTAAGTGGGGCAGGCCCAACGGTGATGACGTTTGTTCATAAAGAACAAGTCGATCGTTTTGTAAAAACATTAGAAAAGTATTTAGAAACAACGCTGAAAGATTGCACAATTCGTGTGCTTGAAATTGATGCGCAAGGCGTTTACGTAAAGTAG
- a CDS encoding homoserine dehydrogenase, producing the protein MKIALLGFGTVGSGVYNILKTNVAKLERVLPEKIEIKTALVREPELMQQTDVVFTNNINDITKDPEIELVVEVMGGITTAYDYVKACLLAKKSVVTANKNLIAVHGVELTTLAKLEDVYLYYESSVGGGIPVLRPMVQHFETNDVESIVGIVNGTTNFILSSMEKEGLSYEEALKIAQEKGFAEADPTSDVEGHDAAYKLMILTRLAFGVNVAFDEVAKTGISGVTTSHMKMASENGYAIKLLAKALSDGEKVSLEVAPTFVPANHLLAQVHYENNAISVTGNAVDEVLFYGKGAGSLPTATSVLADVVEVLRRKGNGSAVETFGRVESPLVEFSPEAATSSYFVYGKGNLEEAPFNGEIVSNSQGEFGVRYTALTASELAKVKEAFAQLNEVAIYPILEEA; encoded by the coding sequence ATGAAAATTGCATTATTAGGATTTGGCACTGTTGGTAGCGGTGTTTATAATATTTTGAAAACAAATGTAGCAAAATTAGAGCGAGTACTTCCAGAGAAAATCGAGATTAAGACGGCTTTAGTTCGTGAACCAGAGTTGATGCAACAAACAGATGTTGTATTTACAAACAATATTAACGATATCACTAAGGATCCAGAAATCGAATTAGTAGTTGAAGTGATGGGCGGAATCACAACCGCATATGATTATGTGAAAGCCTGCTTATTAGCGAAAAAATCAGTTGTAACAGCCAATAAAAATTTAATTGCTGTTCATGGAGTTGAATTGACAACACTCGCTAAATTAGAAGATGTGTACTTGTACTATGAATCAAGTGTTGGCGGTGGAATTCCAGTTCTTCGTCCGATGGTGCAACATTTTGAAACGAATGATGTGGAATCGATTGTTGGTATCGTCAACGGGACAACAAACTTCATTTTAAGTTCTATGGAAAAAGAAGGACTCAGCTACGAAGAAGCATTAAAGATTGCTCAAGAAAAAGGCTTTGCTGAAGCGGATCCAACAAGCGACGTGGAAGGGCATGATGCAGCTTATAAATTAATGATTTTGACTCGTTTAGCTTTTGGCGTAAATGTTGCTTTTGATGAAGTAGCTAAAACCGGAATTTCTGGAGTCACAACTTCTCATATGAAGATGGCTTCTGAGAATGGGTATGCAATCAAACTTCTAGCAAAAGCTCTTAGCGATGGCGAAAAAGTTTCGCTTGAGGTAGCACCAACTTTTGTACCAGCAAATCATTTACTAGCGCAAGTTCATTATGAAAACAATGCGATTTCTGTAACAGGAAATGCAGTCGATGAAGTTTTATTCTACGGAAAAGGAGCAGGCTCCCTTCCAACAGCAACAAGTGTCTTAGCAGACGTAGTGGAAGTACTTCGTCGCAAAGGTAACGGTAGTGCGGTGGAAACTTTTGGCCGTGTAGAAAGCCCATTAGTGGAATTCAGTCCAGAGGCTGCGACAAGTTCTTATTTCGTATATGGAAAAGGAAACTTGGAAGAAGCTCCGTTCAATGGAGAAATTGTATCAAACAGCCAAGGTGAATTCGGAGTTCGCTATACAGCTTTAACAGCTAGTGAGTTAGCTAAAGTAAAAGAAGCTTTTGCTCAACTAAATGAAGTCGCTATTTATCCAATCTTGGAGGAAGCATAA
- a CDS encoding YkuJ family protein — protein sequence MKPSQLVAIVQRLQTMAAQDSEIEVRRFEKDGVEKAIVTFNHEANSFELEDVETNQTFQFDDIDLVTIEIFEMLQD from the coding sequence ATGAAACCTTCACAATTGGTGGCAATTGTTCAACGTCTGCAAACAATGGCAGCACAAGATTCTGAGATTGAGGTGCGTCGTTTTGAAAAGGATGGCGTTGAGAAAGCTATCGTTACTTTTAATCATGAAGCAAATAGTTTTGAATTAGAAGACGTAGAAACAAATCAAACATTCCAATTTGATGATATTGATTTAGTGACAATTGAAATCTTTGAAATGTTACAAGATTAA
- a CDS encoding NAD(P)-dependent oxidoreductase, with protein sequence MKKMKINTVGFVGTGVMGKSMIRHLLKKYNVVVYNRTKERALDLLEEGAIWADTPTEVANQSDVVLTIVGYPKDVEEVYFGEQGIFKSTKEHLVVVDLTTSTPTLAKRIAEEATSRSWEALDAPVSGGDLGAKNGTLSIMVGGTEETLEKVYPVLDCFSKTITLQGTAGAGQHTKMANQIMIAGTMTGLTEMLVYAKAAGLDLDKVLQTVGAGSAANWSLSNYGPRILKEDYSPGFFAKHFLKDLGIALDEAERMRLFLPATLQAKKLYETLCDDGFADDGTQALIKLYWNLPTE encoded by the coding sequence ATGAAGAAAATGAAAATTAATACAGTAGGCTTTGTTGGCACTGGCGTGATGGGGAAATCCATGATTCGCCATTTGCTAAAAAAATATAATGTTGTAGTGTACAATCGTACGAAAGAAAGAGCATTAGACCTTCTTGAAGAAGGAGCGATTTGGGCTGATACACCTACTGAAGTTGCTAATCAATCGGATGTGGTTTTAACAATTGTAGGCTATCCAAAAGATGTAGAAGAAGTGTACTTCGGTGAACAAGGAATCTTCAAGTCTACGAAGGAGCATCTTGTTGTAGTAGATCTTACAACAAGTACCCCAACTCTTGCTAAACGCATCGCAGAAGAAGCTACTAGTCGTTCGTGGGAGGCTCTAGACGCACCTGTTTCAGGTGGAGATCTTGGTGCAAAAAACGGAACTCTTTCTATAATGGTTGGTGGGACAGAGGAAACATTAGAAAAAGTATATCCAGTATTGGATTGCTTCTCTAAGACGATTACGTTGCAAGGAACTGCAGGTGCTGGGCAACATACAAAAATGGCTAATCAAATTATGATTGCAGGAACGATGACAGGTTTAACAGAGATGCTCGTTTATGCAAAAGCTGCAGGACTTGATTTGGATAAGGTATTACAAACAGTTGGTGCAGGAAGTGCGGCCAACTGGTCACTCTCAAATTATGGACCTCGCATTTTAAAAGAAGATTATTCTCCAGGATTCTTTGCAAAACATTTCCTTAAAGATTTAGGAATTGCACTTGATGAAGCAGAGAGAATGCGTCTATTTTTACCAGCTACTTTACAAGCAAAAAAACTCTACGAAACGCTCTGTGATGATGGCTTTGCAGATGATGGTACCCAAGCTTTAATCAAATTATATTGGAATTTACCAACTGAATAA